In the genome of Candidatus Omnitrophota bacterium, one region contains:
- the aspS gene encoding aspartate--tRNA ligase has translation MLRTHTCGQLNASLAGQTVTVCGWVQTRRDHGKLIFIDLRDRYGLTQVTFLPKDAGESYKKAESIRSEFVLKVTGLVNKRPANNINPNLATGQIELIAKDMEILNSSLTPPFEIDDNLEVTEEMRLKYRYLDLRRPKAFNNFYLRHKVYQVIRKALCEENFIESETPILTKSTPEGARDYLVPSRLNPAEFYALPQSPQLFKQILMVSGIDRYFQVAKCFRDEDLRADRQPEFTQLDMEMSFVDEEDIYNVIEKLMYLIFKETKNIELQIPFKRITYQEAQSKYQSDKPDLRKEFNAEYAFCWITDFPLFKYNDEEKRWESEHHPFTCPDTSELEALSKNPDKIKSRCYDLVLNGIELGSGSIRIHDPKMQAKIFEIIGINKEEAQKRFGFLLEAFEYGAPPHGGFAFGIDRLLAILAGQSSIREVIAFPKTQKAFCPLTSAPSTVDDKQLKELHLLTINQGRNK, from the coding sequence ATGTTAAGAACACATACTTGCGGACAATTAAACGCCTCGCTGGCAGGACAAACTGTTACCGTCTGCGGCTGGGTGCAAACCCGGCGCGACCACGGAAAACTTATTTTTATTGACTTGCGCGACCGTTACGGCTTAACTCAAGTCACATTCCTGCCTAAAGACGCCGGAGAATCTTATAAGAAAGCAGAAAGCATAAGAAGCGAATTTGTTTTAAAGGTAACCGGGTTAGTCAATAAGCGGCCGGCAAACAACATCAATCCGAATCTCGCTACCGGTCAGATAGAGCTTATCGCCAAAGACATGGAAATATTGAATTCAAGCCTTACTCCGCCGTTTGAGATTGATGACAACCTTGAAGTTACCGAAGAGATGCGGCTTAAATACCGGTATCTGGACCTAAGAAGGCCGAAGGCATTTAATAATTTCTATCTGCGCCATAAAGTTTACCAGGTCATAAGGAAGGCCTTGTGCGAAGAAAATTTCATTGAGTCGGAAACCCCGATCCTTACTAAATCCACTCCCGAAGGAGCAAGAGACTATCTGGTGCCTTCAAGGCTTAATCCGGCAGAATTCTACGCGCTTCCGCAATCACCGCAATTATTCAAACAGATACTGATGGTTTCCGGCATTGACCGCTATTTCCAGGTCGCCAAGTGTTTCCGCGATGAGGATTTAAGGGCTGACCGCCAGCCGGAATTCACCCAGCTTGACATGGAGATGTCTTTTGTCGATGAAGAAGACATCTATAATGTCATAGAAAAACTGATGTATCTTATTTTTAAAGAAACAAAAAACATTGAACTGCAGATCCCCTTTAAAAGAATAACCTATCAAGAAGCTCAAAGCAAATATCAGTCTGACAAGCCGGACTTAAGAAAAGAATTTAATGCTGAATACGCTTTTTGCTGGATCACGGATTTTCCGCTTTTTAAATATAATGATGAAGAAAAACGCTGGGAAAGTGAGCATCATCCTTTCACCTGCCCCGATACAAGCGAGCTTGAAGCGCTAAGCAAAAACCCCGATAAAATCAAATCCCGCTGTTATGACCTGGTGCTTAACGGCATAGAACTTGGTTCAGGCTCAATCAGGATTCATGACCCGAAAATGCAAGCAAAAATATTTGAAATCATCGGCATAAATAAAGAGGAGGCCCAAAAACGTTTTGGATTCCTTCTGGAGGCGTTTGAATATGGAGCGCCGCCTCACGGAGGGTTTGCCTTTGGGATTGACCGGCTTTTGGCAATATTAGCTGGCCAGTCAAGCATCCGGGAAGTAATTGCCTTCCCTAAGACCCAAAAGGCATTTTGTCCGTTAACCAGCGCCCCATCCACAGTAGACGATAAACAACTAAAAGAGCTGCATCTATTAACAATAAACCAAGGGAGGAACAAATGA
- the hisS gene encoding histidine--tRNA ligase encodes MFKKVSGTKDILPGESCYWQRIEEISRDIFRLYNFKEIRTPIIEDLALFNRCLGEFTEIVQKQMFVINNKDESYVLRPEGTASIARAYIENNLDKTDGLAKLFYIGPMFRLERPQKGRLRQFHHIGTEIIGCSSYEADVETIALANRLLKAYGIEGYEIIINNLGCSSDKQKLIANLKDKLQEKLNQLCPECNIRFNSNALRILDCKEENCQKIIRSIDIANKHLCAECDGFFKKVIAGLENAGVNFKISPYLVRGLDYYTRTVFEIKHSGLGAQDAIGAGGRYDNLIKQLGGPDKNSVGFAFGVERLMLAAQKTPPKLAEDLVYAIGMGEKARLALLKITENLRDNAIPVVSNLEDRSLKAAMRQANDQAAKYVLILGDNELEKNVITVKNMSDSTQKEISIKEIATYLSM; translated from the coding sequence ATGTTTAAAAAAGTTTCAGGCACAAAGGACATCCTGCCAGGTGAATCTTGTTATTGGCAAAGAATAGAAGAAATAAGCCGCGATATTTTCCGCTTATACAATTTTAAGGAAATCCGCACTCCCATAATTGAAGATTTAGCGCTTTTTAACCGCTGTTTAGGGGAATTTACCGAGATCGTCCAGAAACAGATGTTTGTAATAAATAATAAGGATGAATCTTACGTCCTGCGCCCCGAGGGCACCGCTTCAATCGCCCGGGCGTACATTGAGAATAACCTTGATAAGACAGACGGCCTGGCTAAACTCTTTTACATCGGCCCCATGTTTCGCTTGGAGCGGCCGCAAAAAGGAAGACTGCGTCAATTTCACCATATCGGCACAGAAATTATCGGCTGCTCAAGTTACGAAGCTGATGTTGAAACCATCGCGCTTGCCAATCGCCTGCTTAAGGCATACGGCATAGAGGGATATGAAATAATAATTAATAATCTGGGCTGCTCTTCTGACAAACAAAAGTTAATCGCCAACCTTAAAGACAAGCTTCAGGAAAAATTAAACCAGCTTTGCCCGGAATGCAACATTCGCTTTAATTCCAACGCGCTAAGGATCCTTGACTGCAAAGAGGAAAACTGCCAGAAAATCATCCGAAGCATAGACATCGCTAATAAGCACCTCTGTGCTGAATGCGACGGATTTTTCAAGAAAGTCATCGCCGGATTAGAAAATGCCGGGGTTAATTTCAAGATTTCACCGTATTTAGTGCGCGGGCTTGATTATTACACCCGCACCGTCTTTGAAATCAAGCATTCCGGCCTTGGCGCGCAGGATGCTATAGGAGCAGGAGGAAGATACGATAACCTGATCAAGCAACTCGGGGGGCCGGATAAGAACTCGGTAGGTTTTGCCTTTGGAGTAGAAAGGTTAATGCTTGCAGCGCAAAAAACGCCGCCTAAGCTTGCGGAGGATTTAGTTTATGCTATCGGCATGGGAGAAAAGGCGCGATTAGCGCTTCTAAAAATTACTGAAAATTTAAGGGACAACGCCATACCAGTAGTTTCTAATCTGGAAGACAGGTCTCTAAAAGCTGCCATGCGCCAAGCCAATGACCAGGCCGCTAAATATGTTTTGATCTTAGGCGACAATGAATTAGAAAAGAATGTCATTACGGTAAAAAACATGTCGGATAGCACTCAAAAAGAAATCAGCATAAAAGAAATCGCCACATATTTATCAATGTAA
- a CDS encoding integration host factor subunit beta: MTKKDIILKVSDQTELKQIDVKRVVQKTFECITEALIRGEKIELRNFGVFKIKQRKSRTGRNPRTGEVVPVPPRKVVVFKPGLEMKQDIK; encoded by the coding sequence ATGACAAAAAAAGATATTATTTTAAAAGTTTCCGATCAAACTGAATTAAAGCAAATAGACGTCAAGCGCGTAGTGCAAAAAACATTCGAATGCATTACCGAAGCCTTAATTCGCGGAGAAAAGATTGAATTAAGGAATTTTGGCGTGTTTAAAATAAAACAAAGAAAAAGCCGTACCGGACGGAATCCCCGCACGGGAGAAGTAGTTCCTGTCCCGCCCCGCAAAGTGGTAGTCTTCAAGCCCGGCTTAGAAATGAAGCAAGATATAAAATAA
- a CDS encoding DNA polymerase III subunit alpha, giving the protein MPHSEFIHLHLHTQYSLLDGACRIHDLLQTAKLYKMDSLAITDHGNMFGAIDFYIEAQKAGIKPIIGCEVYVAPKSRFDKTATSQEETNNHLILLARDEKGYQNLMKLVSLGYLEGFYYRPRIDKESLSRHSEGLIALSACLKGEIPSLILQRRLNDAIKAADDLSCILGKNNFYIELQENMIPDQKKANEGLLKIAKELNLPLIATNDVHYINKEHAKSHEALLCIQTQTTLDDQNRMRMQTNEFYFKSPQEMKKLFNDYPEAITNSLEIASRCNLELDFNQLHLPRYEPPENQTKENYLEKLCLEGIKKRFEQITPEIKERLEYESRIIKNMGFTSYFLIVWDFIRYAKEKNIPVGPGRGSAAGSLVSYLLGITDINPLAYGLIFERFLNPDRMSMPDIDIDFCYEGRQQVIDYVTEKYGRENVAQIITFGTMQAKAVVRDVGRVMGMPYADVDKIAKMIPTELGTTLKDALSSEPELNNLYKNDPQIKELITTALDLEGLNRHASVHAAGVVLADKPLNNYSPLFKTNDDQVTTGYSMSALEKIGLLKMDFLGLRTLTVIDQTLRIIEQTKGKKVDIETLPLNDPNTYKLLCDAHTVGVFQVESSGMRDLLKKLEPQRFEDLIALLALYRPGPIGSGMLDDFIKRKHNIIPIKYEHPKLEPILKETYGIMVYQEQIMQIASSLAGFSLAQADVLRKAMGKKIPEVMEKQRIGFIQGCIKNNIRESLASKIFDLIEYFSGYGFNKSHSTAYALISYRTAYLKANYPVEFMTALLTSERNNTDKLVEYVTEANRMGITILPPDINESDLLFKVIDDKTIRYGLIAVKNVGEGAIESIIASRNNNGSFTSLQQLTSSVDMRLVNKKVLESLIKCGAMNSFGMPRAQMAANLEKILDASSKAQKDRSSGQMSFFGFDAGNVQITEVKEWPQPQVLAFEKEMLGFYVSGHPLARYANQLKRFASTSINLLHQHKDEEEVKFVGLIAKIKQTVTRAKQEKMAILKLEDLQAQVEALVFPRSFQKVSRYLIPGTVVLVKGTLNLKEENPKVLVNDLVPMETAYKLISSININLAGMPDSLFSSLKLLLAANRGSIPVYLNIHTPAKTRVQMLVGEDLFVSPSEKLIEDTISLVGEDRLSLVL; this is encoded by the coding sequence ATGCCTCATTCCGAGTTTATTCATTTACACTTACATACCCAATACTCGCTTCTGGACGGTGCCTGCAGAATTCATGATCTTTTGCAAACCGCCAAACTTTATAAAATGGATTCTCTGGCTATTACCGACCACGGTAATATGTTCGGGGCGATTGACTTTTATATTGAAGCGCAAAAAGCAGGAATAAAACCGATCATCGGATGTGAAGTGTATGTGGCCCCCAAAAGCCGCTTTGATAAAACCGCAACCAGCCAGGAAGAGACAAACAACCACCTGATACTTTTGGCCAGAGACGAAAAAGGATACCAAAACCTGATGAAACTTGTTTCATTGGGTTACCTGGAAGGTTTTTATTACCGCCCAAGAATTGATAAAGAATCCCTAAGCCGCCACTCTGAAGGCCTCATAGCTTTAAGCGCCTGCTTAAAAGGAGAAATCCCGTCTTTGATCCTGCAGAGGCGTTTAAATGATGCCATAAAAGCCGCTGATGATTTAAGCTGCATCTTAGGAAAAAATAATTTTTACATAGAGCTGCAGGAAAACATGATCCCCGACCAGAAAAAAGCCAATGAAGGCCTTTTAAAAATCGCTAAAGAACTAAACCTGCCGTTAATCGCCACAAACGATGTGCATTATATCAACAAAGAGCATGCCAAAAGCCACGAGGCCCTTTTATGCATCCAGACCCAGACCACCCTTGATGACCAAAACCGCATGCGCATGCAAACTAATGAGTTTTATTTTAAATCTCCCCAAGAGATGAAAAAACTCTTTAACGATTACCCCGAAGCAATCACTAATAGCCTTGAAATCGCCTCAAGATGCAACTTAGAATTAGATTTTAACCAACTTCATCTACCCAGATACGAACCTCCGGAAAATCAAACTAAAGAAAATTACCTTGAGAAATTGTGCCTTGAGGGGATCAAAAAAAGATTCGAACAAATTACTCCAGAAATAAAAGAACGCCTTGAATATGAATCCCGAATCATAAAAAATATGGGATTCACCAGTTATTTCCTTATCGTCTGGGACTTCATACGCTATGCCAAAGAAAAGAATATCCCGGTAGGCCCCGGAAGAGGAAGCGCCGCCGGCAGCTTAGTCAGCTATCTTTTAGGCATTACTGATATTAATCCTCTTGCCTACGGCTTGATATTTGAAAGATTCTTAAACCCTGACCGCATGAGTATGCCTGATATTGACATTGACTTCTGTTATGAAGGCAGGCAACAGGTTATTGATTACGTCACAGAAAAATACGGCCGGGAAAATGTCGCGCAGATAATCACCTTCGGGACTATGCAGGCCAAAGCGGTTGTGCGTGACGTAGGAAGAGTAATGGGCATGCCTTACGCGGATGTGGATAAAATCGCCAAGATGATCCCTACTGAATTAGGAACGACCTTAAAAGACGCGCTTTCCTCTGAGCCGGAATTAAATAATCTGTATAAAAACGACCCTCAAATCAAAGAACTTATCACCACGGCCCTTGACCTTGAAGGCCTAAACCGCCACGCTTCAGTGCACGCCGCAGGCGTAGTCCTGGCTGATAAGCCGCTCAATAATTACAGCCCGCTTTTTAAGACTAACGACGACCAGGTCACAACCGGATACAGCATGTCCGCCCTTGAGAAAATCGGTTTACTAAAAATGGATTTCCTGGGCCTTCGCACGCTTACGGTAATAGACCAGACTTTGCGCATAATAGAACAGACCAAAGGCAAGAAAGTGGATATTGAAACTCTCCCGCTTAACGACCCGAATACTTATAAATTGTTATGCGACGCGCACACCGTGGGAGTTTTTCAGGTTGAAAGTTCCGGCATGCGCGACCTTTTAAAAAAGCTTGAACCGCAGCGTTTTGAAGACTTAATCGCGCTTCTGGCATTATACCGGCCCGGCCCCATAGGCTCAGGCATGCTTGATGATTTTATTAAACGCAAACACAATATCATCCCCATAAAATACGAGCACCCGAAACTTGAGCCGATACTTAAAGAAACCTACGGGATCATGGTCTATCAGGAACAGATCATGCAAATTGCATCTAGCTTAGCTGGTTTTAGCTTAGCCCAAGCAGATGTCTTGCGCAAGGCCATGGGCAAGAAGATCCCGGAGGTAATGGAAAAACAACGCATTGGCTTTATTCAGGGTTGCATTAAAAATAATATCCGGGAATCTTTGGCCAGCAAAATATTTGACCTGATTGAGTATTTTTCCGGTTACGGTTTCAATAAATCTCATTCTACCGCCTACGCGCTTATTTCCTATCGCACGGCATACTTAAAAGCAAACTACCCGGTTGAATTCATGACCGCGCTTTTAACCTCAGAACGCAACAATACCGATAAGCTGGTGGAATATGTAACCGAAGCAAACCGCATGGGAATAACCATTCTTCCCCCTGACATAAATGAAAGCGACCTGTTGTTCAAGGTAATAGACGATAAAACTATCCGTTACGGTTTGATCGCGGTAAAAAACGTAGGAGAAGGGGCGATTGAGTCCATTATAGCTTCCAGAAATAATAACGGCAGCTTTACTTCGCTGCAGCAATTAACATCATCAGTTGATATGCGCCTGGTAAATAAAAAGGTTTTGGAAAGCCTGATAAAATGCGGAGCGATGAATTCCTTTGGCATGCCCAGGGCTCAAATGGCGGCCAACCTGGAAAAAATACTGGATGCCTCATCCAAGGCGCAAAAAGACCGCTCAAGCGGACAGATGTCATTTTTTGGTTTTGATGCCGGAAACGTCCAGATCACAGAGGTAAAAGAATGGCCGCAGCCGCAGGTTTTGGCCTTTGAAAAAGAAATGCTGGGATTTTACGTCAGCGGCCACCCCTTAGCGCGTTACGCCAATCAGTTAAAACGTTTTGCTTCTACTTCCATAAACCTTTTGCACCAGCACAAAGACGAGGAAGAGGTAAAATTCGTGGGATTGATCGCAAAAATAAAACAAACTGTGACCAGGGCCAAACAGGAAAAAATGGCGATCCTTAAATTAGAAGACCTGCAGGCGCAGGTAGAGGCGCTTGTTTTCCCGCGCTCATTTCAAAAAGTATCGCGTTATCTTATCCCCGGAACAGTAGTCTTAGTCAAAGGCACGCTTAACCTGAAAGAAGAAAACCCCAAAGTCCTGGTCAACGACCTTGTGCCTATGGAAACAGCATATAAGCTAATCTCTTCGATAAATATAAACCTTGCCGGTATGCCGGACAGCCTGTTTTCCTCTTTAAAACTGCTTCTTGCCGCTAACCGCGGCAGCATTCCGGTTTACCTTAATATACATACTCCTGCCAAGACCCGGGTTCAAATGCTTGTAGGAGAAGACCTTTTCGTTTCCCCAAGCGAAAAACTTATTGAAGACACAATTAGCCTGGTGGGGGAAGACAGATTGTCGCTTGTGCTTTAA
- the guaA gene encoding glutamine-hydrolyzing GMP synthase — MTRQTILILDFGSQYTQLIARRVRENKVFSKIIPYNTPAKEIALMAPKGLILSGGPASVTKLKSPYPDKGIFKLGVPVLGICYGMQVIAEMLGGKVKPGRHREFGKTELFIDDNRTIFSQLPGNLTCWASHGDLVSKLPSGFSISAHTINSPIAGISHNSRKIYGVQFHPEVTHTDKGNKIIANFLFKSCGCLSRWTIQAFIKESTENIKKTVGKKDRVILGLSGGVDSSVAAVLIHKAINKNLRCIYIDNGLMRKGESQQIKSVFRDMYHLNLSYLDRGKRFLERLKGVTDPEEKRKIIGDEFIKVFEDEARKTKGVKFLAQGTLYPDVIESVSATGSPTSKIKSHHNVGGLPINMKLKLLEPLRELFKDEVRQIGLNLGMPENIIHRQPFPGPGLAIRIIGEITQERLDLLREADERVTEEIHKSGLYQQIWQSFAVLLPVKSVGVMGDERTYENTIAVRCVTSLDGMTADWAKIPYEVLDRISNRIINEVKGINRVVYDISSKPPATIEWE, encoded by the coding sequence ATGACCAGACAGACTATCTTAATCCTTGATTTTGGCTCTCAATACACCCAGCTTATCGCCCGGCGCGTAAGAGAGAATAAAGTTTTTTCAAAAATTATTCCCTACAACACCCCGGCCAAAGAAATCGCTCTTATGGCGCCTAAGGGCTTAATTTTATCCGGAGGCCCGGCATCAGTAACTAAACTAAAAAGCCCGTATCCTGACAAAGGCATATTTAAATTAGGGGTTCCTGTATTGGGAATCTGTTACGGCATGCAGGTCATTGCTGAAATGTTAGGCGGCAAAGTAAAGCCCGGAAGGCACCGTGAATTCGGCAAAACAGAACTTTTTATTGATGACAACCGCACCATATTCTCACAGCTTCCCGGAAACTTAACCTGCTGGGCAAGCCATGGGGATTTAGTCAGCAAACTTCCTTCGGGTTTTAGCATTAGTGCCCACACTATTAATTCGCCTATCGCAGGGATCTCTCATAACAGCCGCAAGATTTACGGCGTGCAGTTCCATCCAGAAGTAACCCACACCGACAAAGGAAATAAAATCATCGCTAATTTCTTATTCAAATCCTGCGGATGCCTAAGCCGCTGGACCATCCAGGCGTTTATTAAGGAAAGCACAGAAAACATCAAGAAAACCGTAGGTAAAAAAGACAGGGTAATCCTTGGATTAAGCGGAGGAGTAGATTCGTCGGTGGCGGCGGTTCTTATACATAAGGCTATCAACAAGAATTTGCGCTGTATCTATATAGACAATGGCCTGATGAGAAAAGGGGAATCCCAGCAGATTAAAAGCGTATTCCGTGATATGTATCACTTAAACTTAAGCTATCTTGACCGCGGCAAGCGTTTCCTGGAGCGGCTTAAGGGCGTTACTGACCCCGAAGAAAAACGAAAAATTATCGGAGATGAATTTATAAAGGTGTTTGAAGATGAGGCGCGCAAGACCAAAGGAGTAAAATTCCTTGCCCAGGGCACTTTATACCCGGATGTAATTGAATCTGTATCGGCGACCGGATCGCCTACAAGCAAGATCAAAAGCCATCACAATGTAGGGGGTCTGCCTATAAACATGAAACTAAAACTGCTTGAACCCCTGAGAGAACTTTTTAAAGATGAAGTGCGCCAAATCGGCTTGAATTTAGGTATGCCGGAGAATATTATCCATCGCCAGCCGTTCCCGGGCCCGGGCTTAGCCATACGCATCATCGGTGAAATTACGCAGGAAAGGCTTGACTTGCTGCGCGAAGCCGATGAAAGAGTCACTGAAGAAATCCATAAATCCGGCCTCTACCAACAGATCTGGCAGTCTTTTGCGGTGTTATTACCGGTAAAAAGCGTAGGGGTTATGGGAGATGAACGCACCTATGAAAACACAATAGCGGTCCGCTGCGTGACAAGCCTTGACGGCATGACCGCGGACTGGGCAAAGATCCCCTATGAAGTGCTGGACAGAATCTCCAATCGTATCATCAACGAAGTAAAAGGCATAAACCGCGTGGTTTATGACATAAGCTCTAAGCCGCCGGCAACGATTGAATGGGAATAA
- a CDS encoding GuaB3 family IMP dehydrogenase-related protein: MAEWIGIGRRARRCYGFDEIALAPGNLTINPNEVDTSFYIDGKKFSVPIMAAAMDGVVDVKFALAMSKLGGIAVLNLDGVQTRYENPAEVLEEISKASPEEATGLTQTVYTTPIKEKLVAKRIREIKAKKGTAVVSCIPAHAEKFAKIAETAGVDIFVLQSTVTSTKHVAKEYKSLDLYKFCSKVKVPVIIGNCVTYGTTLELMHTGAKGLLIGVGPGAACTTRGVLGIGVPQVTATVDASAARDFYYKKTGRYVPIITDGGMNRGGDICKAFASGADAVMIGSSFARALEAPGRGYHWGMATSHVNLPRGTRIRVGTTGTLKEILFGPARVDDGSQNLMGALKTSMGSLGAANLKEMHDVEIIIAPSIQTEGKIFQVGQRVGMGK; the protein is encoded by the coding sequence ATGGCAGAATGGATAGGTATTGGAAGGCGCGCCCGCAGATGTTATGGTTTTGACGAAATTGCCCTTGCGCCAGGCAATTTAACCATTAACCCTAATGAAGTAGACACTTCTTTTTATATTGACGGCAAGAAATTCTCGGTTCCCATCATGGCCGCGGCCATGGACGGAGTAGTGGACGTAAAATTCGCCTTGGCCATGTCTAAATTAGGCGGCATCGCGGTCCTGAATTTAGACGGAGTGCAAACGCGTTATGAAAATCCGGCAGAAGTACTGGAAGAAATCTCTAAGGCCTCGCCCGAAGAAGCAACGGGGCTGACCCAAACTGTTTACACAACTCCCATCAAAGAAAAATTAGTTGCCAAGCGCATCAGAGAAATTAAAGCTAAAAAAGGAACAGCAGTAGTAAGCTGTATTCCCGCGCATGCCGAGAAATTCGCAAAAATCGCAGAGACAGCAGGTGTGGATATTTTTGTGCTGCAATCTACGGTTACTTCCACCAAACACGTGGCCAAAGAATATAAGAGCCTTGACCTGTATAAATTCTGCAGTAAAGTAAAAGTCCCGGTTATTATCGGCAATTGCGTTACCTATGGGACAACCTTGGAATTAATGCACACCGGAGCAAAAGGCCTGTTAATAGGAGTCGGCCCCGGAGCCGCCTGCACCACAAGAGGAGTTTTAGGAATTGGCGTGCCGCAGGTTACGGCCACAGTTGACGCGTCAGCCGCGCGCGATTTCTATTACAAGAAAACCGGCAGATACGTGCCTATTATCACCGACGGCGGGATGAACCGCGGAGGAGATATCTGCAAGGCGTTCGCTTCAGGAGCTGACGCGGTAATGATCGGCTCAAGTTTTGCCAGGGCCCTTGAAGCTCCTGGCAGAGGCTATCATTGGGGCATGGCAACATCTCACGTTAATTTACCAAGAGGCACACGCATCCGCGTAGGCACAACCGGCACATTAAAAGAAATTTTGTTTGGCCCGGCGCGCGTGGACGACGGTTCACAAAATTTAATGGGAGCGCTAAAGACTTCCATGGGCTCATTAGGAGCAGCTAACCTAAAAGAAATGCACGATGTGGAAATCATTATCGCGCCTTCCATCCAAACAGAAGGCAAGATCTTCCAAGTCGGACAAAGAGTAGGAATGGGAAAATAA
- the groL gene encoding chaperonin GroEL (60 kDa chaperone family; promotes refolding of misfolded polypeptides especially under stressful conditions; forms two stacked rings of heptamers to form a barrel-shaped 14mer; ends can be capped by GroES; misfolded proteins enter the barrel where they are refolded when GroES binds): MAKQLLYSDDARRKILSGVEQLAKAVKVTLGPKGRNVVIDKKFGSPTITKDGVTVAKEIDLEDAFENMGAQMVKEVAEKTSDIAGDGTTTATVLAESIYREGLKNVTAGSNPMALKRGIEKAVEKIVEELSKLSTPIKDKKEIAQVASIAANSDAAIGELIAEAMDKVGKDGVITVEEAKSTATTLEVVEGMQFDQGYLSPYFVTDAERMEVLLDDPYILIYEKKISSIKDILPLLEKIARTGKPLLILAEEVEGEALATLVVNKIRGTFVACAVKAPGYGDRRKAMLEDIAVLTGGKALTEDLGIKLENVDVDDLGRAKKIKVDKENTTIVEGAGKSAAINARVAQIKRQIDETDSDYDKEKLQERLAKLSGGVAVINVGAATETEMKEKKARVEDALHATRAAAQEGIVPGGGVALIRTINSLDKIKTSDEDEKIGINIVKRAIEEPLRQIAQNAGLEGSVVVQRIKQEKTNIGYDVHQDEYVDMIEAGVIDPTKVTRSALQNASSIAALLLTTETLIADKPEKEDKMPAMPPGGMGGMGGMGGY, from the coding sequence ATGGCAAAACAATTATTATACAGCGACGATGCCCGCCGCAAGATCTTAAGCGGTGTTGAGCAGTTGGCAAAAGCTGTAAAGGTAACCCTGGGGCCAAAGGGAAGAAATGTGGTCATTGACAAGAAGTTCGGCTCACCAACCATAACCAAGGACGGTGTAACCGTAGCTAAGGAAATAGACCTGGAAGACGCTTTTGAGAATATGGGCGCGCAGATGGTTAAGGAAGTAGCGGAAAAAACCTCTGATATCGCTGGGGACGGCACTACTACCGCAACAGTGCTTGCTGAATCAATCTACCGCGAAGGCTTAAAGAATGTTACTGCCGGATCAAATCCCATGGCGTTAAAACGCGGGATTGAGAAAGCGGTAGAGAAAATCGTGGAAGAATTAAGCAAGCTTTCCACCCCGATCAAAGACAAGAAAGAAATAGCACAGGTAGCTTCTATTGCCGCTAACTCCGATGCGGCTATTGGCGAATTGATTGCCGAAGCTATGGATAAAGTAGGAAAAGACGGCGTTATCACTGTTGAAGAAGCCAAATCCACTGCCACAACCTTAGAGGTAGTGGAAGGCATGCAGTTTGACCAAGGTTATCTTTCGCCTTATTTTGTTACTGACGCGGAAAGAATGGAAGTGCTTTTAGATGATCCTTATATTTTAATCTATGAGAAGAAAATTTCTTCGATTAAGGATATCCTGCCGCTATTGGAAAAAATCGCGCGCACCGGCAAGCCGCTTTTGATCCTCGCCGAAGAAGTTGAAGGCGAAGCATTAGCGACGCTGGTAGTAAATAAGATCCGCGGGACATTTGTGGCCTGCGCGGTCAAAGCCCCCGGCTATGGCGACAGAAGAAAAGCCATGCTTGAGGATATCGCGGTATTAACCGGCGGAAAAGCCTTAACCGAAGATCTAGGTATCAAACTTGAAAATGTGGACGTGGATGATTTAGGCCGCGCCAAAAAAATCAAGGTTGATAAAGAAAACACTACCATCGTTGAGGGCGCTGGAAAATCTGCCGCCATTAACGCGCGCGTAGCCCAGATCAAAAGACAAATTGACGAAACCGACTCTGACTATGATAAAGAGAAACTTCAGGAAAGATTAGCTAAGCTTTCCGGAGGGGTCGCAGTTATCAATGTCGGGGCAGCAACTGAAACTGAAATGAAAGAAAAGAAAGCCCGTGTGGAAGACGCATTACACGCCACTCGCGCTGCGGCACAAGAAGGTATTGTCCCTGGCGGCGGAGTGGCATTGATCCGCACCATCAATTCTTTGGATAAGATCAAGACCTCGGATGAAGATGAGAAGATCGGTATCAACATCGTCAAAAGAGCCATTGAAGAGCCTTTAAGACAAATTGCTCAAAACGCAGGGCTTGAAGGATCAGTAGTTGTCCAAAGGATCAAACAGGAAAAAACCAACATCGGTTATGACGTGCATCAAGATGAGTATGTGGATATGATCGAAGCCGGGGTCATTGACCCAACCAAAGTTACTCGTTCAGCATTACAGAATGCTTCAAGTATTGCTGCGCTTCTTTTGACCACAGAAACATTGATCGCCGACAAACCGGAAAAGGAAGATAAGATGCCAGCTATGCCACCGGGAGGAATGGGCGGCATGGGTGGAATGGGAGGGTATTAA